Sequence from the Hoplias malabaricus isolate fHopMal1 chromosome 10, fHopMal1.hap1, whole genome shotgun sequence genome:
GCAGCCCCTGCTGATGCCTGCCTCTCACAGACATGCTCAAGTttggtaaaaacaaacaaggggGAGCTTTAAGTCACGCTGAAGAATGCAGCCACACAGCCTCGACCTGGGCATCAGACGTCACAGCCAGGTTGCCAGACCCCATAAAGAAGCCCCAAAAACTCATGAAATATGACCGTATATGCCTAAGCTGAAGACCTTCTAAATCAACAGTGGCTAAAAACAACGCATTATGTATTATCCTTcagattaaaaatataataaatatatttagagtATATTTGAATAGGTATATTTGTTGCAGTAACAGACAATATATCCCATAAAATAAGAattacaacaaagaaaacaatagaAAGCAAAGCTATGGTTTTATTTCCAAGAAAGACATTTTGACTGTGTTTCCAGCCAACTGCCACTCCTTCCAAACATATTTTGAAGAGAAGAAGAGTGGAAGCTGATGATAATGATTGAAGAAGTGCTAATTAGAGACTATGGGAATATCTGGCCTGTTCCTTCTGATGTATCAAGCTATTCCTTCAATGTGtataatgctctctctctctccctttagcCGTCACAACCATACTCCCTCCCACCCGGCCTCTCCAGCACTACCTGCTTAATCATGCTCCACCCCGTCCCAGCCAGTTGGCATGGCAACTGAGAAACCCGATGCAATTTGGCCCCTCCTCTCTGAGGACACTCAGGCCATCCTCACAGCTGGGCTGAGGAGCCAGTAAGGCCGTGCCACATCCTGAGAACAAGAACAGCTCCCACTCTCCATATTATACAACTTTAGGAGGAGGGGGAAATGAAGGCTCCCAGTGTCACTCCTACTCAACCCCTCCAGAAGTTTCCCCTTCTATTTATCTCCTTGTCTCTACACTCGCGTCTTTTATCTCTCTACTTTCACTCAACTGGAGACAGGATGAAAAATGCCAGATGTTTTGATAGGCCATGCCACCGATAATCCTCTAATATGATAGCCTTATCTTCTTGGGGAGTAAAACAACACTATCAACTGCTTCACCATTCACAGGCTTAGTGAATGGAATGCCAAACCTCAGGGCGGTGTGCTGCTATTACTGATGGAAGAATAGAGAATGATGTTAATTAATAGGTCAGAAGCCTCTGGAAAGTTTAACAGTTCCCTCATAAAGCTACAATGTCCTTTATAATGAGCAGAAAAGCTAACAGTCTGCAGAGCGGCATCTTTATGAACGTCTTCCTCCGCAGAAACAGATAAAAGTAGAATACTGTATATTATAGATGCTGTATAATGTGCATGAATGGAAACTTATAATTTCCCCATTTTATGATGATATAAAAAGTCTTATGAAATTCTAGTAATAATAGTCAAACTATAATATAGTttgttttaatgtcatttttgtCATCGCAGTGATATCCCTTAGGCTAAACACTGTTCTAAAGACTGTGTGGTGTATAGAATTGAGATaatcaaattttttttaattgaaatctTATTCTTTAACTTAAAGAGTTAATGTCGATGTGAATTTGACCAAAGGTattatttagatatttaaataatgtgttatTTAATGGCTGGGAGCTAAACAAGCAATAGCCTGGAGGCTGGACAAACAGGACATGATATAGGATCtaatgtttataataaatagAACACAGGGTTCTTTGAGGACTCAAATATGTGAGGAATGCAAGATACATTTAACACACTTCTCTTAAGTCCAAGTGCAGCTGTATAAGGAAGTATATACTAGGCTTCACATGAGGCACACATTTGGTTAAGAGCACAACCATGTCATCAGAGGATTGATAAGGATACATAATTTTAGCCTCTGTTACTATTATTACACACTATATTTAGAAAGTCAGAGAAATTCATAATAGAAGCACTTTCATCCTTAAAATAGATTCAAAGTCACATAGATGCaaaaatcataaatatattatGAACTTTCCCATCTGGGAGCCTATTACAGACAGGCCAAAATGGGAGCTAGATGGGCTGAGGAATAGAGTCAAATGAAATTTTAATGAGGCTACGAGCTATATATGCAGTGCTGAGGAGGGTGCAGACCTACCACATCAGGCCTGAGTCTGAAGACTAGAGGAACTGAGTAGAGCAGAGCATAGACAGTACTGAGTATAGATGAGCTCCATGACTGACGAACCTCCCGACTGCGAGGGATTCGATGAATGGTGAACTACGAAAAGAGAACAAGTGGTTAACATAATTATGATAAAACCATATCACAAACATTTCTTGCCACTAACAAAGACTGCCTGCACATTATGCAGATTTAGGTCTtacaatattaatttaatattttaatttagtcCGGATTTAGAATTGAAATGTAAGAATTTATGTTTGAgttattattaaacaaaaaggaaaaacaactaTAGCAACTACAAATATTCTACAGAAATTACAGTATTTTATGTTATTGTATTTGCCTCTAACCACTCTTAATAAACAGCCATGGGTTtgcacacacattcaaattGTTTCTACGTAATACAGGTGGATGGAGTCTATATAAATTGTGGTGAAATGTGCTGCCCGAACGACACTGTTATTTGAATACTATTGTTAGCGGACTGAAAAGAGTGTAACTTAAGGGTTTTAAAACtccgctgctgtgtctgatccactcataacagcgaaacatccacaaacacaccactatCTTGTAAGTGGCCTTGCACCAGCCAAATTAATACCTTCTCTGAGGTGGTCCAGTGTGACCTTTAAAGGATGACAGGGGGACTAACAATGCATGCTGAAGCAACTTAAACGCTACAGTCTACAGTTGTAGTtacatggtcagtggagctgataaaatgtttAGGTTGATCGGTTTATGTACGTCTCTTACTGAGGAAAAATATTCTTAATTTAACAAAGGGAGAGtgtgccatctgctggtgaaaGATCGGGTCTGCAGCACGTTTTGGAAGCTCCCATTTACAGGTTGAGAACCTATATGTACACAAACAGAAGCCTCACCTGTCCTGGAAGGTCACCTGTCACTTCTGTCACTCTGGAGGCTTCAAACTTGCGAATCTTGTCTTCACTCATGACGTCAGTGTCTGCTATCACGTAATGTCGAGGGATGTACGCCAGGGATAAACTTTCCATTAACCGTATGATCTCTGTCGTGTGTCCACCTGTGAATGATTAACATAGTTGCAAAACACCTActgaaagtttatttatttatttattattgcgTCAATCATAGTTCAGGTTTTAAGTTAAAATTACCCTGAGAGACTCTTACCTGATCCGGCCACtacaagaacacacactgaaccctTTTTCCCCGGTTTGCAGTCTGTGACTCTCCGGAGAACCGACAATAAACGACAAATGAAAGCTATTAGCGCCAGAAATACGCCGAATAAAACTCCGTATAACACTGACATAGACATGGTACGACAACCGACTCGTACTGTCAGACGTcagcgtttatttatttaatttataacgCCTAACTATAACGACGGCGAACATTAGCAGGGAGAAATATTAGCTACAGTGAAAAACAGAAATTAGAACTGAACGTATGAAAACAGCCATAACTGAGCGTTGGTGCCAGCTAAACGACTAAAGTGTGGACGGTAAATAAATCGTTATCTGAAGGCTTTCCGGTAAACCTCAACTTTTGAACATACCCTGGGTTCTCtcgttttctttgtttaaactCAGTGGCAGCTGCAGTGTCTTTAACGCTAGACATAACACTTCCATAGCCTGATACAAAACTTAAATTGGGATTTTGATTTTCCCATGCCTTTAGCTTCTTGTAGCTACCACTGAGGAGACTCAAATTGCTCCTTGCTCCCTTCATAGTGCCATTGGAGGGTTTTAAAAATCTACCTCCTATACCGAAACAGTTTATAATATATCTAACAACGGTCAGTTTAAGTCATCCCGTCTGTGCA
This genomic interval carries:
- the alg14 gene encoding UDP-N-acetylglucosamine transferase subunit ALG14 homolog; this translates as MSMSVLYGVLFGVFLALIAFICRLLSVLRRVTDCKPGKKGSVCVLVVAGSGGHTTEIIRLMESLSLAYIPRHYVIADTDVMSEDKIRKFEASRVTEVTGDLPGQFTIHRIPRSREVRQSWSSSILSTVYALLYSVPLVFRLRPDVVLCNGPGTCVPLCAAALLLGILGLKRVLLVYVESICRVESLSLSGKILYHFADYFFVQWPPLQSKYPKSIYMGRIV